DNA from Dietzia lutea:
ACCACGCCATGGCCCTCACACGGCTCAACGTCTACGGCGGACTCGCCGGCGGGTACCTGCTCCGCGACCGGTACGACACCGGCCGAGCCGACAACCCGCTCGGCCTGCCCGCCGGCGAGTTCGAGATCCCGCTGGTCCTGCAGGAGAAGATCGTCCGTCCCGACGGCTCGGCCTCCATGCGCTCGACACCGATCGTGCATCATCTCCAAGTGGTACTGGGGTCGCCTCTACACCGACGACATCTCGCTCGTGTACGCGATGGTGCAGACCACCGGGCGCTACGGCTCGCACTGGTCGCAGCCGATCATGGTGGCCCGCGGCCGCGAGGTCCTGCTGTCGGAGGGCGAGGTCGAGATCACCGAGGGACCGGCGGTGTTCAACCCGGTCGCAGACCGCTCGCATCCGGCGTTCCTGCGCCTGCAGGTCCCAGACAGCATCGACCTCACGCTGACCGTCCGCGATATCGTCCACGCCCACGATCTGCTCTCCGAGATCCCGCTCGCAGGGCGGCCCCCACTGAGCACCCTGGCCAAGAAGATCGTGGGCCGCCCGGGGTACTTCCGGTTCCGGTCCGACTTCGAGCTCACACTCACCACCACCGACGGCCGCGAGGAGCGGCACACCGGACGGACGCTGCACGAGATGGTGGCCCTGTCGTGACCGCGGCCGGACCCGCCGCGGTCTCCGGGGGCGCGGGCCCCGGTCGCGCACCGTGGAGAGGACCATCCGCCTAGGGTTTGCCAGAAGCGGGTCCGCGACGGGCGCGGCCGGGCGAGGAGGCGTAGGCGTGACGGACGGCGGCGGGCAGCAGGCAGCGGAGGACCAGCACCGGACCGGCCCGCTGGCCGGGATGCTCGTGCTGGAACTGGGCACCCTCATCGCCGGGCCGTTCGCCGGCCGCCTCCTCGGCGACATGGGCGCCCGGGTCGTCAAGATCGAGGACCCCGGCCGGCCGGACCCGCTGCGCACGTGGGGTCAGGGCGAGCGGGACGGCCGCCGCCACTTCTGGACGGTCCACGCGCGCAACAAGGAGTCCGTCACGCTCGACCTACGTAGCGAGGACGGCGCCGCACTCTTCCTCGACCTGGTCGCCCGGGCCGACGTCGTGGTGGAGAACTTCCGCCCCGGGACGCTCGAGAAGTGGGGCCTGGGCCCCGACCGGCTGCACGAGGTCAGCCCGGGCTTGGTGATCGGGCGGGTCTCCGGGTACGGGCAGACCGGGCCGCAGGCCACCCGCGCCGGTTACGCCTCCGTCGCCGAGGGCGTGTCGGGGCTGCGCCATCTCAACGGCTTCCCCGACATGCCGCCGCCGCGCATGGCCCTGTCCCTCGGCGACACCCTCGGCGGCATGTTCGCCGTCCAGGGGATCCTCGCCGCGCTGCTCGCCCGCACCACGACCGGCCGCGGCCAGGTGGTGGACGTCGCGCTTACCGAGTCGTGCCTGGCGGTGCAGGAGTCGGTGATCCCCGATTACGACGCCGCGGGGGTGGTGCGAGGCCCGTCGGGCACCCGACTGGAGGGCATCGCGCCGTCGAACCTGTACCGGGCCGCCGACGGCCTGTGGGTCATCATCGCCGCCAACCAGGACACCGTCTTCCGCAGGCTGTGTGCGGCGATGGGCCGCCCCGAGCTGGCCGGGGACCCGCGCTTCGTCGACCATTCGGCGCGCGGCGTGCACCAGGACGAGATCGACGCGATCATCTCCGACTGGGCCGCCGAGCGGACGGCCGAGCAGATCCGCGAGACCCTCGACGCCGCGGGCGTGGTGGTGGGCCCGGTCAACACCGTCGCCGACGTGGTACGCGACGAGCAGTTCCTCGCCCGCGACATGCTCGTGCCGCACACCGTGCCGGGCGTCGACGACACCGTGCTCGGCCCCGGCGTGGTGCCCGTGCTCGCGGACACGCCGGGCACGGTGCGGCGCGGCGGGACGCCCGAACCCGGGTTCGACAACGACGCCGTCTACCGCGATCTGCTCGGCCTGGACGCCGAGCGCCTGGCCGACCTGGCCGATCGTGGCGTCATCTGACCCGCCGGGCCCGGCCCGGGCGGACGCGTCGGGGCGGGTCGGGGCGCGGGGCGCGGCGCTCACCGTCGCGCTGGTGCTGGCGGTGGTGGTGGCCGCCGTCGCGGCCGTGGTGCCGGCGTCGTCGATGTGGGCGCGTCACACCGCGGCCGCCGATCGCGAGCGGCTGACCGACGCCGCACGGGAGGTGGCCGTGTTGATGTCGTCCCTGTCGGACGGCGAGGCAGAGTCGTCCCTGGACCGCCTCGCGGAGCTGGGCACGGGCGGGTTCCGCGCGGAGGTGGAGGCGCGCCGCGAGGAGGTGTCGCGCCTCGTCGGTGATGGTGGCGGTGATGACGGCGACGACGAGGTGCGCCCGCGCACGCGGGTGGTCGCCTCCGGGGTCGAACAGGAGGACCTCCCGAGCGGACTCGGGGACGGACCCGCGCGCGCCCGCCTGCTGGTCGCGGTCAGGTCCGGGGTCGGCGATCCGCCGCCCGATCGCGCGGGCGCGGGAGCCGACCGGGGCGGTGGCCAGGGCGAGCGGCTGTGGCGCTGGCGTCTCGAGGCCGTGATCGAGGACGGTCGCGCCCTCGTGTCCTCCGCGGAGGTGGCCGTGTGAACACGACTGCTCACACCCGCCCGCATCGGCCCGGGTCGGCGGGGGCGCGGTCAGCCCGCGGGCAGCGTCCAGTCGAAGCGGCGGCCGTTGCCGTGCGCCCCTGCGGAGGCGCGCGAGCGCGAGCCCTCGCCCAGCTCGGCGAGCATCCGGTCGGACGCGGCGACCAGCTCGTGGAACCGGTCGGGATCCAGCCACTCGGGTCGCAGCGCGAACAGGACGTCCTCGGTGGCCGTGTTGCCCGAGGCGCCCGGTGCGAACGGGCAACCGCCGAGGCCGCCGAGCGCCGCGTCCACCACCTGAGCGCCCGCGTCGACGGCGGCGAGCGTGTTGGCCACGCCCATCCCCCACGTGTCGTGGCCGTGGAAGACGATCCGTCGCTCCCCCGCCGGCTCGACGGCGGCGGCGACGAGGTCGCGCACCTGCCCCGGGTGCGCCTGACCGAGCGTGTCGGCGAGCACCACGTCGACGGTGCCCTCGCCGCGCGGGTCGGCGACCAACCGCAGGACCGCCTCCGGGTCGACCGGCCCGGTCATCGGGCAGGTGAACGTGGTCGCCAAGCAGAGCTGGACGGTCCCGCCGACCGCGGCGGCGGCCTCGACCGCCTCGGGCAGGGCCGCCATGCTCGTCTCGGTGTCGCGGCCGATGTTGGCCGTGTTGTGCTCGTCGGTGACCGACAGACAGTACTGGAAGCGGCGGACGCCGGCGTCGGCGGCGCGACGGACGTGGCCCGGCGTGGCCACCCACACCCAGCAGCGATCCCGCTCGTCTTCGTCGAGGGCGGCGATGACGTCGAGGGTGTCCGCGAGCGCCGGGACGAGGTCGGGCCGGGCCATGGAGCCCACCTCGAGTTCCGGCACGCCGAGCCCGAGCAGCGTCCTCACGAGCGCCACCTTGGACGCGGTGGACAGGCGGCCGTCGGTGAGCTGCAGGCCGTCGCGCAGCGCCACGTCGCGGACGGCGACAGTGTCCGCCGGGCGATCCGTGGTCGGGCGCGCTGTCGTCGGATGTGTGCTCATGAGGCCATCCTCCCGTATCCGGACGCTGTCAGGGGGCGGGCGTGACCGGCATCGACGGCGACGGCGAGCACCGGATGGACGCGGCACCGGGCTCACGGCCCGGGGCGCGGCGGCTCAGGGCCGGGCTGCTGCTGGTCGTCGTGCTGCTGGCGGTGACCGCGGCGGTGCTCACGATTCTCGAGCGGCGCGCCGACGAGAGGGACCGCCTCGCGGCGCAGACGGTGGTCGCCGCGGAGACCGCGGCGCTCGCCGTCCTCGACTACCGGCCCGAGACGGTGGCCGAGGACCTGGCGGCCGCGGAGGAGCTCCTCGCGCCTCCGTTCCTCGACCGGTTCCGGCAGCAGAGTCGGGAGGTCACCGTGCCGCGCAGCACCGCCGGGCAGGTGGCGTCGTCGGCCCGCTCGTCCGGCTCGGCACTGGCGACGCTGGACGGGGACGAGGCCCTCGTCGTCGTCTATCTCGACCGCCACACCGTGGGCGCCGACGACATCCCGCACGTGCTCCAGACCGTGGTCGAGGTCGGCCTGGTCCGCGACGACGACCGATGGCTGGTCGCCGAGTTCACGCCCCGGTGACCAGCCTGCGATCGTCGGTCGGGCTACCCGAGCGGATACTCCCGGCTGACGCCGACACCTTCGACGCGGGCGACCAACGAGGCGGTGCCGTCCCAGCTGCTCGCCGCGACCGAGGCCGACGCACCGACAGGGATCGTCACCGGCCCGGGGGTGCGGACGATGTAGTCGCGCTCGACATCCCGGCGCAGGACGACGATCTCCGTCGACCCGTCCGGGCCCTCGCCGTCGAGGGCGAACACGAAATCCCCGTCGAGCTGCCGCTTCACGGAGGCCCCCGTACCGGGCGCCAGCGACAGATTTCGGGCCACACCTTCCACCGACCAGTCCGCCTGCTCCTCCGCGATGGCCAGGACCGGCTCCAACCGAGCGGTGCTCCGCAGGCCGAGATGGCGCTGGTCCGCCGAGACCGAGACGGTCGCCGAGTCACCGGAGCCCAGTGAGATGCCGTCGACCTCGTTCGTCCAGCCGTCACCGAAGAGGGTGACATCCCAGACGGCCGCGGGCCCGGAGCCCGCGTTGCCCATCGTGATGTCGAACGCGGCGTCCTCGGGAACCACGGCCGCGAAACTGTCCATGGTGCTGATGAACCCGAGCGGCTTCAGACCCGGGACGGGCCCGCCGGCCGGTGTCGTCAGGCGGATGGCGGGCTCGTCCGACGTCTCGTCGCCCGTGCCCGGCGCCCGCTTGACCAGCACCGTGACGGAATCGTCGCCGGCATCGGCACAGACGGGACACTCGTGGATCTGCGTGGTCGCCCGCAGCGGGGTGAGGTGGAGCCGGTTGGCCCGCGATCCGACGTACAGGTAGGCGGGCTCGGACGGATTGGTGGCGGTCGTGTAGTACCACGAGTCGGTGACTGGATTCGTGACGAAGATCTTCTCCACGCCGGGGAAGTTGTTGTCATAGACGACGATTCCGATCCGCCCCGCCCCCAGGTCGCGCAGGGCGATAGGGGTGACGGCGTGGCCGCCCGCACCGTCGGCGTCGAAGAACGAGAGGATGAAGTTGTCGCCGCGAGCCCACGCCGACATCAGCTTCCGCACGGTCTGGGCGACCGAGTTCTGCGTGGTCGCGGTACTGCTGGGGCTCGAGATCTGGGCTGCCCAGTAGCGGGAGATCAAGCGGTCGAGCGCGTCGGAGGGCTGGGCCTCGAACACGGTCTGACCGGGCGGCAGGTAGTCGGCCTTGTCGAGACCGCCGGTATGGAAGAGCCCCGCCAGAGCGGCCATCCCGTAGCAATGGCCGCCGGCGGCCATCTCGTTCGCCGTCGATTCGAGCGCGGCACCGGGAGCGCTCAGCACACACTCGCCGTTGACGATCCGCGCGCAGATGTCGTCGCCGAACAGTGACTGCATAGCCGCGGGGGTCAGGCTGCGCCGGTGCTCGTCGCTCCCGGGGCCCCAGTTGTCGAAGGAGAACCCGTCACGCGTCACGTCGAAGCCACTGGAGGCGATCAGCTTTCCGCTGCCGGGATCGACCGGATCATAGCTCGGCTCTGTGGTAAGCGAATCTGAACCTGACGAGAGCGACACGCTCCCGGACGCCAGCGAGCCTTCCGAGAGGCCCGTCAGCGGTGCCGCCCCGGCGGCCGCCGGGGACGCGCTCAGGAGCAGTAGGAACAGTATCGATAGGTACCGCGCGAGCATGTCGCCTCCCGGTGGTCGCGGACGCGAGGGGGGCGACCGCTGGAGAGGATGACGATACTCGGGACTTCGGCAATTCTCAGAATTACGGCGGAGACAGAAGGTCGCCGACGTCGACCGGGCCGGCCGGGCGGTCGAGGACCGCCACGCCCGCGTCGCCGACCGCAGGCGGACCGGTCGGGTACGCGCCGGTGCCGGGATCGTAGGTGCGCGGCGCCGCGACCATCGCGACCCCGGAGGCGCCGGCCTTCTCGCGGCACAACGCCACCGTCGCCGCCCGCAGGCCCGGGTACTCGATGCACGGCATGTTGCGGGCACCGCGTACCGCCACGGGTGAGTCCTCGGGCACCTTGCAGTACAGGTCGGGCGGGGTGTCGGGGACGTCGAGCTCGGCCGGCGACCGCCGCTCCTCCGGCGGCAGGAACCCGGTGATGCACGGCGGCGGATCGTTGTAGCTGTTGACGAAGAAGGTGTTCTGCGCGGGCATCGCATCGCCTGCGTTGGGCAGGGCCGCCGACTGCGTGGAGTCCATGATCGCCGGGAACAGCACGAGGATCTGCTCGAGCGACGGCGTGTAGACGGCCGCCACCTGCTCGACGGTCACCAGGTTCGCCAGCAGCAGGGGCCAGGTCGGCGAGAGCTCCCGGAACAGCAGGATCGTCTCGCCCGCCGCCGCCGGCGCGCCCTCGAAGACCCCGCGCAGCGCCGGGTCCGACGCCGCCACCTCGCCCGCCACCCGGTTCGTGGCCCCCGCCCACTCGCGCACGTGCCCCGACGACGCGGCCTGGGCCTCGAGCAGCGGCGCCGACCGCCGCAGCAGCGACGCCCACTGCTCGCGGTCGCGGCCCATCTCGTCACCGAGTCGGGTGAGCGCGTCCACCGTGGCTGACAGGTCGTCACCCGCACCGCCGACGGCGCGGGAGGACTCGTCCACGAGCGAGGTCAGGCGCTCGGGTCCGACCGAGTCGAGGGCCGCCTCGAGCATGTCGACCGTCTCGGCGACCGGCACCGGCGGGCGGACGCGGTCGGCGCCGATGACGTCGCCGTCGGCGAGGAAGGGCCCGGTCGGCTCGGCTGCCGGAGACGCCGGGGCGGCGCCGGAGGCCGGGGCGATGCCGGAGGCCGAGGAAGTGCCGGCCGTCTCGGGCACGAGGTCGACGATCAGCTCCCCCACCGCCGACATCGCACCGACATAGGCCGTCGAGTCGGCGGGGATCCGCGCGTCGCGGTCGAGCAGGAGCGTGGCGCGCGCGCCGGCGGGCGTCATCTCGAGGTCGCGCACCCGTCCGACCTCGACCCCGCGGTAGAGGACGTTGGCGCGCGGGTAGAGCCCCGAGGCGTCACGCATCTCCAGGGCCACCTCCATGCGCCCCCAGCCCAGGTGCTGCGGGATGCGGGCGAACGAGAACACCACGAGGACGAAGGCGATGGTGCCGACGAGCACGAACGCGGCCAGCCTGAGCGCCATGCCGCGCGTGGCCTCGCTCGCCTCCCGCCATCGCCGCCTCATGCGCCGCCTCCTGCGGCCGGGGGCGCCTCGGGGTCCGCGGGCAGTGGCGCAGCGGGCGCCGGGGGCGCCAGGGCGTCGCCGAGTCCGGCTCGGGCGGGCTCGACGGGTGGGGCGGGCACCCCGAGGATCGTGTCGAGCGAGGCCAGCGATCCCTCGAACGGCGTGCCGATGAGCAGGGCGGTGTCCAGGACCGGCAGTCGCAGATCGAGGATGACCGTGCCGTTGGCGTAGTCGCCGCGCACCGCGTTGCGGTAGGTGTCCAGCGGGAACGGGAACGTCGCGAGGTAGCGCAGCGACTCCGTGAGCGAGTCCCCCGACGCCGCCAGGCCCTGCAGGACCGGGTCGAGCGCGGCGAGGTCCGCGCGGATGTCACCGCCGGAGACCTCGACGACGCGGCCGGCGGTCGCGGTGACGGTGTCCACGGCGCGGGTGGCCTCGACGAGCCGCTCCCGGCGCCGCGCGAGCACCTCGAGTGCGGGGCCGAGGTCGGCGATCCCGCCTTCGACGTCGTCGCTGCGGACCGCGAGCTCCGCCGACAGCCGTTCGAGCGCCTCCAGGGCCACGACGATGTCCTCCTTCTGGGACTCGAGCCCCGAGAGCAGTTCGCTGATCCGGCCGACCACCGCGCGGGTCTGGTCGGTGCGGCCGGTCATGGCGGTGTCGAGTTCGCCGAAGACCTCCGCGGCCTGCGCGAGGCCGCTGCCGCCCAGCGCCGCGGCGAGCGTCGCGAGGGTCTGCTCGGTGGTCGGATACCCGCCACTGCGCTCGAGTGGGATGAGGTCGCCATCCGAGAGCGTGCCCTCGGCCCGCTCCTCGACCGGCGCCGCCAGCTCGAGATGGGAGGCACCCAGCAGGCTGCTCTGCCCCACCCGCGCGACGGCGTTGCGGGGAAGGGCGACGTCACCGTCGAGATCGACGGTCACCTCGGCGCGGCCCGGGCCGAGGTCGATGTCGGCGATCCGGCCGACGGTCACGTCGCCGACCCGGACACGGGAATTCCGATCCAGGGTGGTGACGTCCGCCAGCTGCACCGTCACCGAGTAGCTGTCCGGTCCGCCGCCTGCCGTCCCGGGGAGCGGGAGACTGTTCAGCCCCTTCCAGTCGCAGCCGGACATCGTCGTCGTCGACACCAGGATCAGCGCGGTGACCACCGCGCGGCGCCGCATCACCGCACCCCCTCGGTGAGCAGATCGGTGACGCCGGCACGGTCCGGCCGCAGGTGGTCGTGGGTGTAGTCCAGCTGGTGCGGCAGCGCGCCGACCCCGCGGCTGGGGTTGATGCCCACGGGCGGGTAGTCCACGGCCAGCGTGCTCAGGGTCGGGCCGAGGAGCCGCACACACTCCTCGGAGGCGGTGTGCACGTCGGTCTCCTCGGCGGCGGCCAGGGCCGAGCAGATGAACTGCATCGGGTTGGCGAAGTTGGTCAGCGCGAGCGCGGAGATCACCGCGTTCTGCGATGGCTGGTAGATCCCCTGCAGGTTGGACAGGGCCGTGGGCGCGACGTGGAGGATCTGCGCGATGTCGTCGCGCTGCTCCGCCAGCACCCGGACGAGCTCGGCGGTGGTGCGGGCGGTCCCGGTGCTCACCTCGCGGTTGTCGCGGACGAAGTCGCGGACCTCGTCGACCGCCGCGTCGAGCTCGGTCAGCGCCGGACCGATCTCGCCCCGCCCGCGGTCAACCGAGACGGTGACCGCCGCCATGACCTCGTTGAACGTGGTGATCTGCTCGCCGGAGCCCTCCATCGCGGCGGTGAACGCCTCGAGGTTGCGCACGGTGGCGAAGAGATCGTCGCGACCGTCGGAGACCGTCTGCAACGCCGAGCGGAGCTGCCGCACCGTGTCGCGGACGTCGTCACCGCGTCCGGTCAGCATGTCGTCCGCCGCGGCCACGGCCCGGCCCGCGGGGCCGGCCTCGTCACCGGGGCGCGGACCGAGCGTGCCCGACAGACGGTGCAGCTGGGTGACGACATCGTTCCACTCGACCGGCACCGCGGTGTGGTCCAGACCGATCGTGGCGCCGGGCTCGGTGACCGGGCCGCCGGTGTACGGCGGGCTGAGCTGAACGAATCGGGCCGCCACCAGGGTCGGCGCCATGACGACGGCGTCGACCTCCGCCGGCAGGGCCTGGTCGCGGCTGACGAGGAAGTCGACGACGACGCGGTCGCCTCGCGGCTCGACCGCCGTCACCCGCCCCACCGGCACGCCCATCACCCGCACGTCGTCGCCCACGTAGAGGCCGCGAGCGGAGACGAACTCGGCGGTGTAGCTCTCGTGCGGGCGCCACGGGACGCGCACGTCCACGAGCCCGGCCGCGAGCAGCAGCACGAGCACGCCCCCCACCCACGGGGCGACGGCGGCGAGGGCCCGGCGCATCATCGCGGGCCCCCGGCCGGCGGCGCCGCGGGCGCGGGCGGAACGCCTACCCCTGCGCGGGTCAGGGCGTCGTTGAGAGCGGGCTCGATGATCTCCACCGGCAGCAGGTTCTGGATGTAGGAGTTGAAGAACGGCCCCGACGCGACGGCCTCCCCGAGCTCGGTGGCGTACGGACCCAGCCGCTGGATCGCCAGGGCCAGGCCCTCCCGGTGCTCGAGCACCAGCTCCTGCAGCCCTTTCACCCGTTCGAGGGTCGGCGCGAGCGTCCGGTCGTGGTCGCTGATGAGTCCGCGGATCTGGACGGTGAACGACCGCAGGGTTCCGGCCAGGGTCTCGAGCGACTCCTGCTCCTCGCGCAGCGCGGCCAGCAGAACGCGGGCGTCGCGCAGGAGGGTGTCGATCTCCTCCCCGCGCCGGGCCAACAGCGCGGAGAGTGTCTCGGCATCGGCGAACAACTCCCGCAGGGCGGCATCCCGCTCGACGATCGACGCGGACAGTCGGCCGACGCCGTCGATCGCGGCGTCGACGTGCTCGGGCGCCTCGCCCAGGGTCGACGAGACGGTCTCCAGCGCGACCGCCAGCTGCTCCATGTCGATCTCCTCGCCGGTCCGCCCGAGTCGGCCCAGGGTCTCGGCGAGGTCGTACGGCGCGGTGGTGCGGTCGACGTCGAGGACCGCGCCGGAGTCCAGTCGACCGGGCCCGGCGGGCAGCACGCGCAGTTCGCGCGCGCCCAGCGCGGTGGCGGTCGCGATCTCGGCCCGGGTGTCCGAGCCGAGACCGATCCGGTCGTCCACCGTGAACTCGATGCGCACGGCGTCGCCGTCGATCCGGATGTCGGTGACGCGGCCGGCGTCCTTGCCGGCGATCCGCACCGGGTCGCCGACGCCCAGGCCGCCGGTGTCGACGAACCGGGCCGTGTAGCCCTCCGTGCGGTCGACGCCGGGCAGGGACCGCAGGTTGAGCGCGCCCAGTACCACCAGGGCGATGACCACCGAGCCGATGACGCCCACGATGAGCGGGTTGCGCTCGCGCAGGCGCACGGGGTTGCGCGGTCGGGCACGCTCGCGCAGGCGCACTGGATTCCTCATGCCGGCGCACACCTCCCGCCCTCCTGTGTGAACAGCGGGCTCGTGGTGGATCCGCCCCGCAGGTCGGAGACCCGGATCTGTAGCCCGCACAGGTAGTAGTTGAAGAACCCGCCGTACGCGCCGAGCCGGGTGAGGGACCGGTACGTCTCGGGCAGCTCGGTGAGCAACTGCGCCAGCGTCTCGCGACGCGAGTCCACCTGGCGCGCGACCGCGTCGACACCGTCCATGTCCGCGCGGAGATCGGGCCGGACGTCCCCGGCGAGCGTGGCCAGCTCGGCGGCGGTGTCGTCGAGGTGACGGGTCGCGGAGGCCACCGTCTCGGCGTCGGCCGCGAGTGCGGAGGTCAGCTCCCGCGCGTGGACGAGCGACTGCTCGAGCGCCGGTTGCTGCCGCTCGAGGGTGTCGAGGACCCGGCCCAGGTGGGTGATGACCGAGCCGATGACCCGGTCGCGGTCGGCCAGGTGCCCGGTGACCTCGCCGACCGCCCGGACGATCACCCCGACATCGTCCTGCTGCCCCTGCAGGACCGCGATGAGCTCCCCGCTGAGCCGGTTGACCTGCCCCGGCTCGAGGACCCGGAACAGGGGCTGGAAGCTGCCGACGAGGGCGTCCAGATCGAGGGCCGGGGTGGTGCGGTCGAGCCCGATCGTCGCGCCGTCCGGCAGCTTCGCGGTGGGGTCCGCGGGGTCCGCGGGGTCGGCGTCGTCGGTGAGCTCGAGGTAGCGGTCGCCGACGAGGTTCAGGTAGCGCACCGTCGCGCCCGTCGTGCCGCGGGGCCGGTAGTCGTCGTGCAGACTGAACCGCACGGTCACCGTCGGAGCGCTCGCGGAGGCGGCGTCGCCGTCGCCGTCGGTGCCGGCACCGGCGTCGGAGCCCGCCACGTGGAAGTCGACCGCGTCCACGCGCCCCACCTCCACCCCGTGGACGCGGACGGTCTCGCCGGCCTCGAGCCCCGAGACGTCGGTGAACTCGGCCGTGTACGTCGCCGACTCGCCGAACCGCACCTGCGCGAACACCACCCACAGCCCGGCCAGGACGAGCGCCATGACGACGGTGTAGATCGCCGCCGGCAGGGCCGCGCGCGACCGCCGCCGGTGCCGCCGCGGCGCCCTGTGTGCGGAGGCGGAGGCCTGGTGCCGACTCATCCCATCCCCTCCGTGAGCAGCACCCACAGCGGCGCGGCGTCGAACTCCGGCGAGGTGTTCCCCCGCTCGAAGGGGTTCATGCCGACGTCCGCCACGAGGTAGGAGGCGTTGCCGTCCTCGGGTGTGCGCACCGGCAGTTCCCCGCAGCGGGGCCCGCCGCCGGCGCGCACGACGGGCAGGTCGTCGGGGTAGCGGTACGGGTCCACGCCGAGCAACAGGGTCGAGTTGAGGACCATCGAGTACCCGTTGGCCCCGGACGCCGGCTCGGCCAGCTGCCGCGCCCGGTCTGCACCCTGGAAGAAGCACGGGATGGCCGGCGAGTAGTGCTCCAGCAGTTCGGCGGTGGGCCGCAGGTAACCGAAGGCGTCGGCGATCTCCTGCTCGTGCGGTTCGAGCAGCGCGTTGCCCTCGATCGCCACCCCGGCGATCGCCGGCAGCAGCACGTCGAGGGTGGCGGCCTGGTCCGTCACCGTCCGGGCCGGCACCCGCAGCCCGGACAGCGCGGAGATCAGCTCCGGGGTCGCCGCCGCCAGCCCGTCCGCGGCCGCGGCCCCCGCCCGCAGGTCCTGCCGCAGCGCCCCGAGCTCCGGATTGACCGCCCCTGTGAACTCCGAGACCGCCACCGCCGCCCGCCCGATCTCGTCGCCGCGCCCACGCACGCCGTGCGCGAGGGCACCCGTCACCGCGGCCGCCTTCTCCGGCTGCACGGCCGTCATGACCTCCGTCAGCGACTGGAACACCGTCTGCGTCTCGGTGGTCACCGACTCCGCCCGGAGCGCGTCACCCGAGGTCAGCACGGCCGTGGAGCCGCCGACCTCGTCGTCGTCGCCCCCGGAGAGCACCACGCGCTTGGCGCCGAACAGGGTGCTCGCGGTGATGTGCGCGGTGGTGTCGGCGGGCAGCGCCGCCGAGTACTCCCGGTCCAGATCCAGCTCGATGCGTGCGCCGTCGCCGTCCGGGTCCACCGACGCCACGCGGCCGATCTGCACGCCGTGCCGCAGGACCATCGCGCCCGGCTCCAACACCAGCCCCGACCGGTCGGCGTGGAGGGTGAGGTCCATGGTGCGGGCCCACCCGCCCCGGAAGGAGATGGTGACGACGACGAGGGCCGCGGCCACCAGGAGCGCCGCCACCAGCACGGCGAGCCGGCCCTTCGCCCGGGCGCCCACGTCAGCCCGCCAGCCTCACGGTCGGCGCGTCCCCGTACAGGGCGAGCGAGATGAGCAGCGTCACCAGGACCACCGCCGTGAGCGACATCCGGACGGCGCGGCCCGTGGCCATCCCGACGCCCGCCGGCCCGCCGGTGGCCGTGAACCCGTAGTAGGTGTGGATGATCATCACCGTCAGGGCCATCGCGATGGCCTGCGCGAACGACCACACCACGTCCACCGGGTTGAGGAACGTGGAGAAGTAGTGGTCGTACACGCCCGGCGACTGGCCCAGCACCGCCACCGTCGCGACCCGGCTGGCCAGGAACGAGGCGAGCACCGACAGGGAGTACAGCGGGATGACCGTGAGCAGGCCCGCGACGATGCGGGTGCCCACGAGGTACCGCACGGGGTCGACGGCCATCACCTCGAGCGCGTCGATCTCCTCGCTGATCCGCATGGCGCCCAGCTGCGCGGTGGTGCCGGCGCCGATCGTCGCGGCCAGCCCCACCCCGGCCGTGACCGGTGCGACCACGCGGATGTTGACGTACGCGGCCAGGAAGCCGGTGAGCGCCTCCACGCCGATGTCGCCGAGCGAGTTGTAGCCCTGGACGGCTACGGTCGCGCCGGCGAACAGTGTGATGAACCCGAGGATCGCGAGGCTGCCGCCGAACATCGCGAGCACGCCGGTACCCAGGCCCACCTCGGTCGTCACGCGCAGGGTCTCGCGGCCCTGACGCAGCGGTGCGGTCGCGGCGGCGCGCAGGGCGCGGACGACGAAGAGCAGCGCGCGGCCGAG
Protein-coding regions in this window:
- a CDS encoding hydroxymethylglutaryl-CoA lyase; its protein translation is MSTHPTTARPTTDRPADTVAVRDVALRDGLQLTDGRLSTASKVALVRTLLGLGVPELEVGSMARPDLVPALADTLDVIAALDEDERDRCWVWVATPGHVRRAADAGVRRFQYCLSVTDEHNTANIGRDTETSMAALPEAVEAAAAVGGTVQLCLATTFTCPMTGPVDPEAVLRLVADPRGEGTVDVVLADTLGQAHPGQVRDLVAAAVEPAGERRIVFHGHDTWGMGVANTLAAVDAGAQVVDAALGGLGGCPFAPGASGNTATEDVLFALRPEWLDPDRFHELVAASDRMLAELGEGSRSRASAGAHGNGRRFDWTLPAG
- a CDS encoding MCE family protein codes for the protein MRRRAVVTALILVSTTTMSGCDWKGLNSLPLPGTAGGGPDSYSVTVQLADVTTLDRNSRVRVGDVTVGRIADIDLGPGRAEVTVDLDGDVALPRNAVARVGQSSLLGASHLELAAPVEERAEGTLSDGDLIPLERSGGYPTTEQTLATLAAALGGSGLAQAAEVFGELDTAMTGRTDQTRAVVGRISELLSGLESQKEDIVVALEALERLSAELAVRSDDVEGGIADLGPALEVLARRRERLVEATRAVDTVTATAGRVVEVSGGDIRADLAALDPVLQGLAASGDSLTESLRYLATFPFPLDTYRNAVRGDYANGTVILDLRLPVLDTALLIGTPFEGSLASLDTILGVPAPPVEPARAGLGDALAPPAPAAPLPADPEAPPAAGGGA
- a CDS encoding MCE family protein — translated: MMRRALAAVAPWVGGVLVLLLAAGLVDVRVPWRPHESYTAEFVSARGLYVGDDVRVMGVPVGRVTAVEPRGDRVVVDFLVSRDQALPAEVDAVVMAPTLVAARFVQLSPPYTGGPVTEPGATIGLDHTAVPVEWNDVVTQLHRLSGTLGPRPGDEAGPAGRAVAAADDMLTGRGDDVRDTVRQLRSALQTVSDGRDDLFATVRNLEAFTAAMEGSGEQITTFNEVMAAVTVSVDRGRGEIGPALTELDAAVDEVRDFVRDNREVSTGTARTTAELVRVLAEQRDDIAQILHVAPTALSNLQGIYQPSQNAVISALALTNFANPMQFICSALAAAEETDVHTASEECVRLLGPTLSTLAVDYPPVGINPSRGVGALPHQLDYTHDHLRPDRAGVTDLLTEGVR
- a CDS encoding CaiB/BaiF CoA transferase family protein, translated to MLVLELGTLIAGPFAGRLLGDMGARVVKIEDPGRPDPLRTWGQGERDGRRHFWTVHARNKESVTLDLRSEDGAALFLDLVARADVVVENFRPGTLEKWGLGPDRLHEVSPGLVIGRVSGYGQTGPQATRAGYASVAEGVSGLRHLNGFPDMPPPRMALSLGDTLGGMFAVQGILAALLARTTTGRGQVVDVALTESCLAVQESVIPDYDAAGVVRGPSGTRLEGIAPSNLYRAADGLWVIIAANQDTVFRRLCAAMGRPELAGDPRFVDHSARGVHQDEIDAIISDWAAERTAEQIRETLDAAGVVVGPVNTVADVVRDEQFLARDMLVPHTVPGVDDTVLGPGVVPVLADTPGTVRRGGTPEPGFDNDAVYRDLLGLDAERLADLADRGVI
- a CDS encoding MlaD family protein: MRRRWREASEATRGMALRLAAFVLVGTIAFVLVVFSFARIPQHLGWGRMEVALEMRDASGLYPRANVLYRGVEVGRVRDLEMTPAGARATLLLDRDARIPADSTAYVGAMSAVGELIVDLVPETAGTSSASGIAPASGAAPASPAAEPTGPFLADGDVIGADRVRPPVPVAETVDMLEAALDSVGPERLTSLVDESSRAVGGAGDDLSATVDALTRLGDEMGRDREQWASLLRRSAPLLEAQAASSGHVREWAGATNRVAGEVAASDPALRGVFEGAPAAAGETILLFRELSPTWPLLLANLVTVEQVAAVYTPSLEQILVLFPAIMDSTQSAALPNAGDAMPAQNTFFVNSYNDPPPCITGFLPPEERRSPAELDVPDTPPDLYCKVPEDSPVAVRGARNMPCIEYPGLRAATVALCREKAGASGVAMVAAPRTYDPGTGAYPTGPPAVGDAGVAVLDRPAGPVDVGDLLSPP